The segment CAAAATAACCGtatttaatagtaaaatattaatcTTTAGGTAAAATTAGTATACCAAGAAAATATGCCAGTTTATATAACAACATGGCCCTCAATACAATGCCTCATATCCATGAGCCACTTCAAGATGTCTCAGGTTAGAAAAGTCTGGATAGTGCACTATGTAAATTATGTTGCATGTGGTAAAAAGCTGAGAAAAACCAGAACTACTCAGCCTAAAACCCAGAACTTTCCTATAGGcaaggaacattaaaaaaaataagtctctAAGATACCTGCCTATGCATTTTGTCCTGAAAAATGCAGACCTGCTTCAAGCTAAGAAAGCATAAAACTTGGTATAGAGCCAGAAAAATTAAAGTGGAAAGCCATAATTATGAATCTAAATTTTACAACTttacctgttttcttctttttatcagAAGTGGCATCCGAAGTATTTAAGGTAGTAGAGGTGCTTTTATAAATATCACGACTGCATACTCCAGGATCATCTTCATCAGAAGAAAGTGAAGATAAATGTTCCGAGTTTTTAAGTTCGTTATCAGCTTTTTCTGACGGACTGTTACCCCCAGTTTCAGACACTAAAGGTGTGGGTGTTGCAGAGGCAGTCTTTGGAAGTGGTGGGGGACAAAATGTACGAACAGTCTGGGTTCCTGGTCGTCTAGTCCTGTTAGGCATTCGTACAGCAAGAGTGGAAAACTGCTGCTTGGGTCCAGATTTCAGAAAATCTAAGAAAGAGGCAATGAATCCGGTTTTGACTTCTGGCTGTTTTTCCTCTACTTCTTTGATCTTCTgtctcattttttcttgatgcTGATAACCATCATGGCAGCTTTCCGAGGAAGGAAGAGTATACGGCAAATATATATCTGTTCCCCTTGGATTCTGGCGTTTGCCTTGGGCGGGTCTTTTCAGctgtttttgattactgttgTCTTCCTCTTTAGTTTGCCCTTttcctttagttttcttcttctgAAGGTTAAAATGCATTAAATCTTGGTTTTCCTCTTCAATCTTGACGCTGATCGGCTCCCCAGGTTGGGCCATGGCCAACAGTGCAAGTGTACCCCTAGTCGGGTTCATTGACACACCACTGTCATCACCCCCTAAAGTGAACTCACTCTCTGATGTAGCACTCTCTCCACTTATACTTCTACTACTAGAAACAAACTCttgatttctgttattatttaatGTACTATCAACAGGTACTTCACCATCTTCTTCAGGTTCATGATTGGTAGCAGACTGTTTCTTGAATGGGCCAGAACTTTGCTCCTGGACTTCATGACCTGGCCCAACCACTGGTGAAGTTACCTTAGAAGCTTTATTTTGACCAGGTGTTTCAATGTGCTGTTGATCAAGAGTCATCTTTGACTGAAGAGTAGGTACTGGTGAAAGGTTTACAGTAACTTGATTTCCATTTAAGGAAATACTCGGCGGCTTTCCTACTGTAGCTGCTATGGAGTTAAAATCTGACGTCACATGCCCAACATCTAATGACTGCTGAAAATGAGATTTAGAATCACCATCTTCAACAGCAGGAATGGTTTCATTTGAAGCTGACTTGGAAAAATCAGAAGGTGTGACCCCACAAGCTGCTGCTGTAGCTGCTAAGATATCATCtacatttgataaaatatttctttcatcactgagGAGCATTGCCTCTGGGAAACATATTGatccaagagaaacaaaatgattCTTTGAATCATGTTGATTTGTTTCACTAAAATGGCCCTTTGTTGTTAGATGTTGTTGTAATGGTTTTGAAGACTCAGAGAGGTCCATTTTCATAATTTCAGAATTTTGAGGATGGAGTTGCTGCTGAGAATGATCGCCATTGCTCTGAATAATATGACCATCCATTTGAAGGAAAGGATGTACTATTTGTTGAGGACTTTGAACACGCTGTACTTGCAGAGATGCCTTTACTTGTCCTAAGCCAGCCTGTAGTATTGACTGCTGAAGAATTTGTAAATCACAGGCAGAATCTAAAAGGACCTGTGTATTAGGAAGAGATGCCTGATGGCCATGCCCTAAAGCATTATTTGGAATTTGAATCTGAGGTGAGGCATTAATTATTTGATCATGCTGCTCCTGGACCTTGGCTTCATGTACCTTCTGTATAAGAGAATGCTGCTGGTTTAGGTCTTTAGTATTCAACCTTATTTGTGGAGTTTGCATTAAATTAGCTGTCTTCTTTATATCGAGGGTTGCTGCATTATTGACTTGGCCAACTTGTTGGTTAAGCTGTGCCACTGAAccaactatgttttcttctttttttgaccCTTGTAGAACAATCCCAACAACTTGATCTTCAAGATGGGAATTACTTCTGATTATGCTCTGGGAATATCTGTCATCTGTCTTTGACACCTTATAAGCTGACTCTGGAACATTAATTTCCCCATCAGATAGCCTTTGGGTTGATGACTCAAGAGATACTTGCGGCTGTAATACCTGTAACTCTTGCATTGGAAAATCATCCTCTTGCTTTGAAGATGTATACACATTTGAGTCAAGTTTTCTTTCAGCGTAAGACTTTGGATCAGGGGAAGGTATGTTATTCTGTAATGTCTGACAATGAGTAGAGGACGCAAAAGATGATGACTGGACAACAGGCAAAAACTTTTGGGACTGGGGAGATGATGACCCTTGAGTCTGAGCATTTTGGGAAGAATGCATAGAAATATAATTCTGGGTTGGGCTAGAATCTGGCATATTCTGAGCCCTAGAGGCAGAAGAATAAGAAAGAGAAGGGGCTGTTAATGTTAGGGACTGCCCTGAAGCATAGCTTTCTGAAGGACTAACAACTGACAAAACTTGTGACTGAGATGAATAACTAACCTGTGTCTGACTAACTGGTGATAAACCCTGAGAGGGACCAGATGAGTAACTCTGAGACTGGCTAACTGAAGATAAATCTCTTGTTTGAGCAGGGTAATTCTCATTTGTAACTGAAGATAATACCTCTTGCTGATCAGAAGAATAATTAAGTGTTGGATTTTCAGAAGTTATAGTCTGAGATGACCCAGAAAAAGTCAATGTTTTATATAAGGATGGCAACTTCTCAACTTTGCTGGACCTATAAACATGTGAATGAACAATAGATGGCACATTATGTGGCTGTACTAAACCATAATTCTGAGACTG is part of the Kogia breviceps isolate mKogBre1 chromosome 7, mKogBre1 haplotype 1, whole genome shotgun sequence genome and harbors:
- the QSER1 gene encoding glutamine and serine-rich protein 1 isoform X2 gives rise to the protein MLITDANVKCLSYEEGHPSQSETDLLQRQTFAASHQLPGYAATPQPTGLSGIFDTSVNNASTNTKESSVMNFLSAVESRTAQAASSGTTLLPQFRAPSWQTGMHSSAATELFVTGPLPTTGALPPSALSAYQHPTTFSNRNFATTSPLVLQDSTFNTTSNGILNPHDPLLQIKTSQGTVPTALAFERLGSSAISNSIPPQSSTYRSAQESAPHLLQPQFSLLPSALGGAQQTPQAYGSTLFTSSTASIERALLRECSVIKHHQRPSGTQSVQAQLTGSQHSLHSYLSNASVVNFQETSRQSSLSCNPIGDSTQVSNGGLQQKTAQVSVELAQSYSSAIPSSGYPPSTTKVKSCSTKQPLTSAKSPKPQSIIAPVQTLSYSKPLHNQSSVISGQAQIYSTAQLPSLLSVSQSQNYGLVQPHNVPSIVHSHVYRSSKVEKLPSLYKTLTFSGSSQTITSENPTLNYSSDQQEVLSSVTNENYPAQTRDLSSVSQSQSYSSGPSQGLSPVSQTQVSYSSQSQVLSVVSPSESYASGQSLTLTAPSLSYSSASRAQNMPDSSPTQNYISMHSSQNAQTQGSSSPQSQKFLPVVQSSSFASSTHCQTLQNNIPSPDPKSYAERKLDSNVYTSSKQEDDFPMQELQVLQPQVSLESSTQRLSDGEINVPESAYKVSKTDDRYSQSIIRSNSHLEDQVVGIVLQGSKKEENIVGSVAQLNQQVGQVNNAATLDIKKTANLMQTPQIRLNTKDLNQQHSLIQKVHEAKVQEQHDQIINASPQIQIPNNALGHGHQASLPNTQVLLDSACDLQILQQSILQAGLGQVKASLQVQRVQSPQQIVHPFLQMDGHIIQSNGDHSQQQLHPQNSEIMKMDLSESSKPLQQHLTTKGHFSETNQHDSKNHFVSLGSICFPEAMLLSDERNILSNVDDILAATAAACGVTPSDFSKSASNETIPAVEDGDSKSHFQQSLDVGHVTSDFNSIAATVGKPPSISLNGNQVTVNLSPVPTLQSKMTLDQQHIETPGQNKASKVTSPVVGPGHEVQEQSSGPFKKQSATNHEPEEDGEVPVDSTLNNNRNQEFVSSSRSISGESATSESEFTLGGDDSGVSMNPTRGTLALLAMAQPGEPISVKIEEENQDLMHFNLQKKKTKGKGQTKEEDNSNQKQLKRPAQGKRQNPRGTDIYLPYTLPSSESCHDGYQHQEKMRQKIKEVEEKQPEVKTGFIASFLDFLKSGPKQQFSTLAVRMPNRTRRPGTQTVRTFCPPPLPKTASATPTPLVSETGGNSPSEKADNELKNSEHLSSLSSDEDDPGVCSRDIYKSTSTTLNTSDATSDKKKKTVSEALQVATTSPTANTTGTATTSSTTVGAVKQEPLYSTSSAVNILENINSAEPPKSIELDGLPSDQFAKGQDTVAIEGFTDEENTESGGEGQYRERDEFVVKIEDIETFKEALKAGKEPPAIWKVQKALLQKFVPEIRDGQREFAATNSYLGYFGDAKSKYKRIYVKFIENTNKKEYVRVCSKKPRNKPSQTIRTVQAKQSSSSKTSDPPTPKTTTTKAPSMKPKVKQLKVKAEPPPKKRKKWKEEFSSSQSDSSPEIHSSSSDDEEFNPPAPFVTRFLNTRAMKETFKSYMELLVSIALDPDTMQALEKSNDELLLPHMKKIDSMLNDNRKRLLLNLHLDQSFKNALESFPELTIITRDSKSKSGGSAISKIKMNGKAYNKKTLRTSKTTTKSAQEFAVDPEKIQLYSLYHSLHHYKYHVYLICKDEISSVQKKNEDLGQEEIVQLCMKNVKWVEDLFEKFGELLNHVQQKCS
- the QSER1 gene encoding glutamine and serine-rich protein 1 isoform X4, whose product is MNFLSAVESRTAQAASSGTTLLPQFRAPSWQTGMHSSAATELFVTGPLPTTGALPPSALSAYQHPTTFSNRNFATTSPLVLQDSTFNTTSNGILNPHDPLLQIKTSQGTVPTALAFERLGSSAISNSIPPQSSTYRSAQESAPHLLQPQFSLLPSALGGAQQTPQAYGSTLFTSSTASIERALLRECSVIKHHQRPSGTQSVQAQLTGSQHSLHSYLSNASVVNFQETSRQSSLSCNPIGDSTQVSNGGLQQKTAQVSVELAQSYSSAIPSSGYPPSTTKVKSCSTKQPLTSAKSPKPQSIIAPVQTLSYSKPLHNQSSVISGQAQIYSTAQLPSLLSVSQSQNYGLVQPHNVPSIVHSHVYRSSKVEKLPSLYKTLTFSGSSQTITSENPTLNYSSDQQEVLSSVTNENYPAQTRDLSSVSQSQSYSSGPSQGLSPVSQTQVSYSSQSQVLSVVSPSESYASGQSLTLTAPSLSYSSASRAQNMPDSSPTQNYISMHSSQNAQTQGSSSPQSQKFLPVVQSSSFASSTHCQTLQNNIPSPDPKSYAERKLDSNVYTSSKQEDDFPMQELQVLQPQVSLESSTQRLSDGEINVPESAYKVSKTDDRYSQSIIRSNSHLEDQVVGIVLQGSKKEENIVGSVAQLNQQVGQVNNAATLDIKKTANLMQTPQIRLNTKDLNQQHSLIQKVHEAKVQEQHDQIINASPQIQIPNNALGHGHQASLPNTQVLLDSACDLQILQQSILQAGLGQVKASLQVQRVQSPQQIVHPFLQMDGHIIQSNGDHSQQQLHPQNSEIMKMDLSESSKPLQQHLTTKGHFSETNQHDSKNHFVSLGSICFPEAMLLSDERNILSNVDDILAATAAACGVTPSDFSKSASNETIPAVEDGDSKSHFQQSLDVGHVTSDFNSIAATVGKPPSISLNGNQVTVNLSPVPTLQSKMTLDQQHIETPGQNKASKVTSPVVGPGHEVQEQSSGPFKKQSATNHEPEEDGEVPVDSTLNNNRNQEFVSSSRSISGESATSESEFTLGGDDSGVSMNPTRGTLALLAMAQPGEPISVKIEEENQDLMHFNLQKKKTKGKGQTKEEDNSNQKQLKRPAQGKRQNPRGTDIYLPYTLPSSESCHDGYQHQEKMRQKIKEVEEKQPEVKTGFIASFLDFLKSGPKQQFSTLAVRMPNRTRRPGTQTVRTFCPPPLPKTASATPTPLVSETGGNSPSEKADNELKNSEHLSSLSSDEDDPGVCSRDIYKSTSTTLNTSDATSDKKKKTVSEALQVATTSPTANTTGTATTSSTTVGAVKQEPLYSTSSAVNILENINSAEPPKSIELDGLPSDQFAKGQDTVAIEGFTDEENTESGGEGQYRERDEFVVKIEDIETFKEALKAGKEPPAIWKVQKALLQKFVPEIRDGQREFAATNSYLGYFGDAKSKYKRIYVKFIENTNKKEYVRVCSKKPRNKPSQTIRTVQAKQSSSSKTSDPPTPKTTTTKAPSMKPKVKQLKVKAEPPPKKRKKWKEEFSSSQSDSSPEIHSSSSDDEEFNPPAPFVTRFLNTRAMKETFKSYMELLVSIALDPDTMQALEKSNDELLLPHMKKIDSMLNDNRKRLLLNLHLDQSFKNALESFPELTIITRDSKSKSGGSAISKIKMNGKAYNKKTLRTSKTTTKSAQEFAVDPEKIQLYSLYHSLHHYKYHVYLICKDEISSVQKKNEDLGQEEIVQLCMKNVKWVEDLFEKFGELLNHVQQKCS
- the QSER1 gene encoding glutamine and serine-rich protein 1 isoform X3, producing MDRNYATSGFADPPPPPAPPAAPANATAQPPAPAWAYEPRAAAAAAASSSSCSSSTSPSLKASLSYEEGHPSQSETDLLQRQTFAASHQLPGYAATPQPTGMHSSAATELFVTGPLPTTGALPPSALSAYQHPTTFSNRNFATTSPLVLQDSTFNTTSNGILNPHDPLLQIKTSQGTVPTALAFERLGSSAISNSIPPQSSTYRSAQESAPHLLQPQFSLLPSALGGAQQTPQAYGSTLFTSSTASIERALLRECSVIKHHQRPSGTQSVQAQLTGSQHSLHSYLSNASVVNFQETSRQSSLSCNPIGDSTQVSNGGLQQKTAQVSVELAQSYSSAIPSSGYPPSTTKVKSCSTKQPLTSAKSPKPQSIIAPVQTLSYSKPLHNQSSVISGQAQIYSTAQLPSLLSVSQSQNYGLVQPHNVPSIVHSHVYRSSKVEKLPSLYKTLTFSGSSQTITSENPTLNYSSDQQEVLSSVTNENYPAQTRDLSSVSQSQSYSSGPSQGLSPVSQTQVSYSSQSQVLSVVSPSESYASGQSLTLTAPSLSYSSASRAQNMPDSSPTQNYISMHSSQNAQTQGSSSPQSQKFLPVVQSSSFASSTHCQTLQNNIPSPDPKSYAERKLDSNVYTSSKQEDDFPMQELQVLQPQVSLESSTQRLSDGEINVPESAYKVSKTDDRYSQSIIRSNSHLEDQVVGIVLQGSKKEENIVGSVAQLNQQVGQVNNAATLDIKKTANLMQTPQIRLNTKDLNQQHSLIQKVHEAKVQEQHDQIINASPQIQIPNNALGHGHQASLPNTQVLLDSACDLQILQQSILQAGLGQVKASLQVQRVQSPQQIVHPFLQMDGHIIQSNGDHSQQQLHPQNSEIMKMDLSESSKPLQQHLTTKGHFSETNQHDSKNHFVSLGSICFPEAMLLSDERNILSNVDDILAATAAACGVTPSDFSKSASNETIPAVEDGDSKSHFQQSLDVGHVTSDFNSIAATVGKPPSISLNGNQVTVNLSPVPTLQSKMTLDQQHIETPGQNKASKVTSPVVGPGHEVQEQSSGPFKKQSATNHEPEEDGEVPVDSTLNNNRNQEFVSSSRSISGESATSESEFTLGGDDSGVSMNPTRGTLALLAMAQPGEPISVKIEEENQDLMHFNLQKKKTKGKGQTKEEDNSNQKQLKRPAQGKRQNPRGTDIYLPYTLPSSESCHDGYQHQEKMRQKIKEVEEKQPEVKTGFIASFLDFLKSGPKQQFSTLAVRMPNRTRRPGTQTVRTFCPPPLPKTASATPTPLVSETGGNSPSEKADNELKNSEHLSSLSSDEDDPGVCSRDIYKSTSTTLNTSDATSDKKKKTVSEALQVATTSPTANTTGTATTSSTTVGAVKQEPLYSTSSAVNILENINSAEPPKSIELDGLPSDQFAKGQDTVAIEGFTDEENTESGGEGQYRERDEFVVKIEDIETFKEALKAGKEPPAIWKVQKALLQKFVPEIRDGQREFAATNSYLGYFGDAKSKYKRIYVKFIENTNKKEYVRVCSKKPRNKPSQTIRTVQAKQSSSSKTSDPPTPKTTTTKAPSMKPKVKQLKVKAEPPPKKRKKWKEEFSSSQSDSSPEIHSSSSDDEEFNPPAPFVTRFLNTRAMKETFKSYMELLVSIALDPDTMQALEKSNDELLLPHMKKIDSMLNDNRKRLLLNLHLDQSFKNALESFPELTIITRDSKSKSGGSAISKIKMNGKAYNKKTLRTSKTTTKSAQEFAVDPEKIQLYSLYHSLHHYKYHVYLICKDEISSVQKKNEDLGQEEIVQLCMKNVKWVEDLFEKFGELLNHVQQKCS